The following DNA comes from Cedecea neteri.
ATGACGTGCACATGATCGACTTCTACTACTGGGACGTTTCTGGCCCAGGTGCTGGCCTGGAAGACATTAACCTGGGCTTCGGTAAACTCTCCCTGGCCGCAACCCGTAACGGTGAAGCCGGTGGTTCAGAGGCCTTCATCAACGGTACGACCAAAAAACAAGATCTGGCGAACGATATCTTTGATATTCGTTTAGGGCAGATGGAAGTGAACCCTGGCGGTTCTCTGGAAGTGGGCTTTGATTACGGCCGCGCCAATACCAGCAAGCACTATGATTTTGGCGTGCAGGATGCGACCAAAAATGGTTGGTTGGGTACCGTGGAACATACTCAGACCTTCCTCGGCACCAGCCTGAACAAATTTGTGGTGCAGTACGGCACCAACGCGATGGCACAAACCAACGGTACCGGGCGCCCGAATACCTTCCAAAACAACGACGGCAAAATGCTGCGCGTGATTGACCACGGTGCTATCGACTTCAACGATACCTGGGGCCTGATGTACGTGGGTATGTACCAGGATATCAACCGCGATGATAAAAACGGTACCCAGTGGTGGACCGTGGGCGTTCGTCCTATGTACAAATGGACGCCAATCATGAGCACCCTGCTGGAAGTCGGCTATGACAACGTGAAGTCTCAGCTGACCGACAAGAGCAACAACCAGTATAAAATTACCCTGGCACAGCAGTGGCAGGCGGGTAACAGCATCTGGTCTCGCCCGGCTATCCGCGTCTTCGCAACCTACGCTAAGTGGGATGAGAAGTGGGGTTATTCTTCCAGCGATGCCTCCGATTCTAACTACGTAGCGGGCACACCATCCGGCATTGCTTTCGCCGATACCAGCGCTCGTACTTTCAGCCGCGGCAACGACAGCGAAGTCACCTTCGGTGCTCAGATGGAAGTCTGGTGGTAAGTTAATCCCCCGCGCGGGTGCTTAGCGCCCGCCGGTTTCACATGCCTGACCCGTCTCTTTTTTGCCTGAAGGAGACGGGTTCGCTTCGAGGATAAAACAATGAAAAAACATCTTCTCGCGCTTTGCCTGCTTCCCGTACTGGGCTTATCGTCTGTGCCGGCTTCCTTTGCCGCCAACACGGCAATTAACCCACAAAATGTCTCAACCGCACCGTCTATTCCAGCGGACAAACTACAAAGCTTACCGTGGATTCCGTTGATGCCGCCTGTTAGCCAGGACGTTGTGCTGACCGCTTCTTCGGCCAGCCTTAACGTCGGGGAACTCACCGGGAGTGTTGCGGCGTTCGTGCTGCCAGCCGATCAGGGCTCACTGGAAATCACGCTGACCAGCCTGGTAAAAGACCTGAGCGTTTATGCGCCAAATGTCCTTATTCTCGACGGGCAGATGCAGCCATCTGCTTTCTTCCCGAGCAGTTACTTCCAGTACCAGAAACCGGGCATGACCTCCGGTAACCGTCTGGAAAACGTCATGAAGCTGACCCCGATGATGGGGCAGAAACAGATCTACATGCTGGTGTACACCACGAAACACGATCTGACGGAAACGACCCGCATGATCAACCCGGCGAAGCTTTATGCTGAAGGGGCAAGCAACGCTATTCCTGATGTGGCCGATCCGATCGCTAGCCACAGTGGGCAAGGTAACCTGACGGTTAAGCTGAAAACCGAACAAAACAGCGGCAACATCATGATCGGTAAGATCTTTGGTGGGTCCGATGCCAAACCTGTTGTGGTCGGTAATGTAGCGCCGCCGACGGCCTACTCTGCACCAGCTGCCGCACCGGCACCAGCACCAGTGGCTGCGCCAGCTCCGGCACCTGCCGCGAAGAGCGAACCTATGCTCAATGATACGGAAAGCTATTTTAACCGCGCCATTAAACAGGCGGTGGATAAAGGCGACATCGATAAAGCCCTGAAACTGCTGAATGAAGCCGAGCGTCTGGGTTCCACCTCCGCCCGTAAAACTTTTATCAGCAGTGTAAAAGGCAAGGGGTAACCATTTCCCCACGTTGCTGATGCTTGAAGTATTGGTGCGCTCAGGCGCACCTTTTTTTTCCGTAGCCCAAAAGCTTTAAGTTGCTGTTGCTCAATTGTTGCGGTATTTGCCGAGTGTGTTGCCATTGTCTGCCCGCACAGAGATGTTCTGCGTTACAATGCCATCAGGTTATGTATCGGAGAGCATCCCCATGTCCGACGCGCTGTCGCCGTTGCGCGCCCTGAATTTCTACACGGAGGTCCCGCAAGGACTTAGCTCCGCTTATCTCGACTGGCTGTTGCTGGAAGATTCGATGACGAAACGCTTCGAACAGCACTGCCAAAAAGTCACCGTCCGCATCGTGCGCGAAGGTTTTGTCCCTGCTGGCAATGATTTACCCGAAGCCGATTTATTACCTGCCTCTGAGCGTTACTGGCTGCGGGAAATCATCCTCTGCGGAGATGACGAACCCTGGCTGCTGGGCCGCACAGTGGTGCCTGAAAGCACGCTTGATGGCCCTGAACTGGCGCTGCAAAAGCTTGGCGATACGCCGCTCGGGCGCTACCTTTTCAGTTCATCAACCCTGACGCGTGACTACATTGAGGTTGGCCGCAGCGCCGAACTGTGGGGACGCCGTTCCCGACTGAGACTTTCCGGTAAGCCTTTGTTGCTGACCGAACTGTTCCTGCCGGCGTCTCCGCTGTATGAAGAGGAAAAATAATGGAGTGGAGTCTTAAGCAGGGAAAACTGCTGGCTTATCACCGGTTGATGCGTACCGATAAGCCCATTGGCGCTTTGTTGCTGCTGTGGCCCACGCTGTGGGCGTTGTGGGTGGCAACGCCGGGCTTACCTTCACTGCTGAATCTGGTTGTTTTTATCGCCGGCGTCTGGCTGATGCGCGCCGCGGGCTGCGTGGTGAACGATTATGCCGACCGCAAATTTGACGGACACGTAAAGCGTACCGCGCAGCGCCCTTTGCCTAGCGGTGCAGTTACTGAGAAAGAAGCGAAGATCCTGTTTGCGGTGCTGGTGGGCCTGGCTTTCCTGCTGGTGCTGACGCTCAATACCATGACGATATTGCTGTCCGTGGCCGGGCTGGCGCTGGCGTGGGTGTATCCGTTTATGAAGCGCTACACCCATCTGCCTCAGGTGGTACTGGGTGCGGCTTTTGGCTGGTCCATTCCGATGGCATTTGCCGCCGCCAGCGAATCGGTGCCGTTAAGCTGCTGGCTGATGTTCCTCGCCAATATTTGCTGGACCGTGGCGTACGACACGCAGTATGCGATGGTCGACCGCGACGACGACCTGAAGATCGGCATTAAGTCGACTGCGATTCTCTTTGGCCGCAACGATAAGCTGATTATCGGCCTGCTGCAAATCGCCACTATGCTGTTGATGGGCGTTGTGGGCTGGCTAAACGGGCTGGGTGGTACGTTCTACTGGTCAATTTTGCTGGCGGGCGGGCTGTTTGTGCATCAGCAGAAGTTGATCACTAAACGCGAGCGTGAAGGCTGCTTTAAAGCGTTTATGAACAATAACTATGTCGGACTGGTGCTGTTCCTGGGCCTGGCACTGAGTTACCTGCATTTCTGAGTCAGTCTTCAGGCAATAAAAAAGGCGGGTTAATCACCCGCCTTTTTCGTTTCCGCAGAATTAAGAAACCGCGTCCTGGGACGCTGAGCTCTCAATCGTCAGGCGTACATCCGAGGTCACAAGATCGGCCAGCATCTGGTAAACCTTGATGGTTTCGCTTGCGTCCGCATCACCGGTATCGCTGATATAGCCTTCATCGCGCAGGGTAAGCACCAGCGAGGTAAAGACTGCTTTATCAAAGAACTCCGGCGCATTAATGCCGTGCAGAACGGACAGGCGCTGTGCCACCGTGCGGCTTTCGCGCTCCAGCGTCCCGCGGTTGATCGACGGGTTGGCGCTCAACTGCCAGAAAGTGATGGCATAACGCTGGACTGTCTCGCGCACGCCCGCCGCCAGAAGCTGCAGAATGCGTGAACGGTTAGGGTTGATCTGCACTTCGTCACCGACCACCATCACCAGGCCCTGACGTTCCATCTCGGCGATCAGCGCATCAATTTCTCTGCCCAGTTCGCTCTTTTCCCAACGCAGGAATAGCTCGGCTTTCAGCATCGGGTAAACGACTTCTATCTGACGCAGCAGCTCTGCGCGTGAGATGTGGCGATGCTGAGTGATGATAGACGCCATTAGCGACGGCAACACCAGCATGTGCATGATGTTGTTACGGTAATAGGTCATCAACACGGCCTGCTCGCGCGGCAGAATGATGATGTCACCGATGGTGTCTTTCTCCACCTCGAACTTGTTCATCTGCAGTGCGTGGTCGATCAGCGCATTGGCGGAAACCGTTGGTGCGGTGGCATCCGGGGAATATGGCACGTTACGCAGCAGGTTGAGGTAGCAGTCGAGCTGTTCGGTGAGCTGTTCACGGGTCAGCGAGCGCTGGCGTGAAGCAAGCAACGCGGTACAGCACAGGTTCATGGCGTTAGCGGCCCCTGCGTTGTTGATGCGCACCATCAGATCGGCGGCGATATCGTTCACCGTTGGCGTCAGCCAGGCCGGGCGAATTGCTTCTATCGGATCGATAGAGTCCTTCCATTCCGGCACATGCTGGTTCAGGTAGGTCATCAGCGGCAGCGGTTCACCGAAGTTAACGTAACCCTGGCCGAGGTTGCGCAGCTTACTCAGGCCGCGCACCATCTGCATGAAGCTCTCTTTTTCTTTGGTCGCACCGCGCAGCTCTTTCGCGTAGGTTCCCACTTCCATGACATGCTCGTAGCCGATGTAGATCGGCACCAGAGTAATCGGGCGGGTGCCGCCGCGCAGCATTGCCTGAATGGTCATCGACAGCGTGCCGGTCTTAGGATCCAGCAAGCGGCCGGTACGGGAGCGACCACCCTCGACAAAGTACTCAACGGAATAGCCGCGGCTGAACAGCTCGCCCAGGTATTC
Coding sequences within:
- the ubiC gene encoding chorismate lyase; translated protein: MSDALSPLRALNFYTEVPQGLSSAYLDWLLLEDSMTKRFEQHCQKVTVRIVREGFVPAGNDLPEADLLPASERYWLREIILCGDDEPWLLGRTVVPESTLDGPELALQKLGDTPLGRYLFSSSTLTRDYIEVGRSAELWGRRSRLRLSGKPLLLTELFLPASPLYEEEK
- a CDS encoding maltoporin, which encodes MISGDRMMITLRKLPLAVAVIAGIVSAQAGAVDFKGYARSGIGWTGSGGQQQCFKATGAGSKYRLGNECETYAEIELGQQVWQEGEKSFYVDTMIGYATNQLNDDEDTNGGPRVRQMNVVGKNLIDALPGANIWAGKRYYKRHDVHMIDFYYWDVSGPGAGLEDINLGFGKLSLAATRNGEAGGSEAFINGTTKKQDLANDIFDIRLGQMEVNPGGSLEVGFDYGRANTSKHYDFGVQDATKNGWLGTVEHTQTFLGTSLNKFVVQYGTNAMAQTNGTGRPNTFQNNDGKMLRVIDHGAIDFNDTWGLMYVGMYQDINRDDKNGTQWWTVGVRPMYKWTPIMSTLLEVGYDNVKSQLTDKSNNQYKITLAQQWQAGNSIWSRPAIRVFATYAKWDEKWGYSSSDASDSNYVAGTPSGIAFADTSARTFSRGNDSEVTFGAQMEVWW
- the plsB gene encoding glycerol-3-phosphate 1-O-acyltransferase PlsB, with the protein product MSGWPRIYYKLLNLPLSVLVKSKSIPADPQTELGLDPSRPIMYVLPYNSKADLLTLRAQCLDHDLPDPLEPLEIDGVLLPRYVFIHGGPRVFTYYTPKEESVKLFHDYLDLHRSNPDLDVQMVPVSVMFGRSPGREKGEINPPLRTLNGVQKFFAVSWLGRDSFVRFSPPVSLRRMATEHGTDKIIAQKLARVARTHFARQRLAAVGPRLPVRQDLFNKLLASKAIARAVEDEARSKKISHEKAQQNAVALMEEIAANFSYEAVRLTDRVLGLTWNRLYQGINVHNAERVRQLAHDGHEIVYVPCHRSHMDYLLLSYVLYHQGLVPPHIAAGINLNFWPAGPIFRRLGAFFIRRTFKGNKLYSTVFREYLGELFSRGYSVEYFVEGGRSRTGRLLDPKTGTLSMTIQAMLRGGTRPITLVPIYIGYEHVMEVGTYAKELRGATKEKESFMQMVRGLSKLRNLGQGYVNFGEPLPLMTYLNQHVPEWKDSIDPIEAIRPAWLTPTVNDIAADLMVRINNAGAANAMNLCCTALLASRQRSLTREQLTEQLDCYLNLLRNVPYSPDATAPTVSANALIDHALQMNKFEVEKDTIGDIIILPREQAVLMTYYRNNIMHMLVLPSLMASIITQHRHISRAELLRQIEVVYPMLKAELFLRWEKSELGREIDALIAEMERQGLVMVVGDEVQINPNRSRILQLLAAGVRETVQRYAITFWQLSANPSINRGTLERESRTVAQRLSVLHGINAPEFFDKAVFTSLVLTLRDEGYISDTGDADASETIKVYQMLADLVTSDVRLTIESSASQDAVS
- the ubiA gene encoding 4-hydroxybenzoate octaprenyltransferase, with protein sequence MEWSLKQGKLLAYHRLMRTDKPIGALLLLWPTLWALWVATPGLPSLLNLVVFIAGVWLMRAAGCVVNDYADRKFDGHVKRTAQRPLPSGAVTEKEAKILFAVLVGLAFLLVLTLNTMTILLSVAGLALAWVYPFMKRYTHLPQVVLGAAFGWSIPMAFAAASESVPLSCWLMFLANICWTVAYDTQYAMVDRDDDLKIGIKSTAILFGRNDKLIIGLLQIATMLLMGVVGWLNGLGGTFYWSILLAGGLFVHQQKLITKREREGCFKAFMNNNYVGLVLFLGLALSYLHF
- the malM gene encoding maltose operon protein MalM, yielding MKKHLLALCLLPVLGLSSVPASFAANTAINPQNVSTAPSIPADKLQSLPWIPLMPPVSQDVVLTASSASLNVGELTGSVAAFVLPADQGSLEITLTSLVKDLSVYAPNVLILDGQMQPSAFFPSSYFQYQKPGMTSGNRLENVMKLTPMMGQKQIYMLVYTTKHDLTETTRMINPAKLYAEGASNAIPDVADPIASHSGQGNLTVKLKTEQNSGNIMIGKIFGGSDAKPVVVGNVAPPTAYSAPAAAPAPAPVAAPAPAPAAKSEPMLNDTESYFNRAIKQAVDKGDIDKALKLLNEAERLGSTSARKTFISSVKGKG